From the Salmo trutta chromosome 25, fSalTru1.1, whole genome shotgun sequence genome, the window TAACAGAATGAGTCCAATGAGTCCAGCACTAAAAGCCAGTGTCAGTTTATGCCAAGCTGAGCATAAGTGCAGGACTCGGCTATTGATCACAGTGTCTATGGAGATGTACTACAGTAGCCTACTGGTGGGacattcattagggcacactgtagcaaaacgttttgcatgGGATAACAAGCGTTTCTTATTGTCCCAGTTTCAGGTAGTCTATCCCAGTTTCAGGTAGTCTATCCCAGTTTCAGGTAGTCTATCCCAGTTCAGGTAGTCTATCCCAGTTTCAGGTGGTCTATCCCAGTTCAGGTAGTCTATCCCAGTTCAGGTAGTCTATCCCAGTTTCAGGTAGTCTATCCCAGTTCAGGTAGTCTATCCCAGTTTCAGATAGTCTATTCCAGTTTCAGGTAGTCTATCCCAGTTCAGGTAGTCTATCCCAGTTCAGGTGGTCTATCCCAGTTCAGGTAGTCTATCCCAGTTCAGGTAGTCTATCCCAGTTCAGGTAGTCTATCCCAGTTCAGGTAGTCTATCATGTTCAGGTAGTCTATCATGTTCAGGTAGTCTATCCCAGTTTCAGGTAGTCTATCCCAGTTCAGGTAGTCTATCCCAGTTCAGGTGGTCTATCCCAGTTCAGGTAGTCTATCCCAGTTCAGGTAGTCTATCCCAGTTTCAGGTAGTCTATCCCAGTTCAGGTAGTCTATCCCAGTTCAGGTAGTCTATCCCAGTTTCAGGTAGTCTATCCCAGTTCAGGTGGTCTATCCCAGTTCAGGTAGTCTATCCCAGTTCAGGTAGTCTATCCCAGTTCAGGTAGTCTATCCCAGTTTCAGGTAGTCTATCCCAGTTCAGGTAGTCTATCCCAGTTTCAGATAGTCTATTCCAGTTTCAGGTAGTCTATCCCAGTTCAGGTAGTCTATCCCAGTTCAGGTGGTCTATCCCAGTTCAGGTAGTCTATCCCAGTTCAGGTAGTCTATCCCAGTTCAGGTAGTCTATCATGTTCAGGTAGTCTATCCCAGTTTCAGGTAGTCTATCCCAGTTCAGGTAGTCTATCCCAGTTCAGGTGGTCTATCCCAGTTCAGGTAGTCTATCCCAGTTCAGGTAGTCTATCCCAGTTCAGGTAGTCTATCCCAGTTCAGGTAGTCTATCCCAGTTTCAGGTAGTCTATCCCAGTTTCAGGTAGTCTATCCCAGTTCAGGTAGTCTATCCCAGTTCAGGTAGTCTATCCCAGTTTCAGGTAGTCTATCCCAGTTCAGGTGGTCTATCCCAGTTCAGGTAGTCTATCCCAGTTTCAGGTAGTCTATCCCAGTTTCAGGTAGTCTATCCCAGTTTCAGGTAGTCTATCCCAGTTCAGGTGGTCTATCCCAGTTCAGGTAGTCTATCCCAGTTCAGGTAGTCTATCCCAGTTCAGGTAGTCTATCCCAGTTCAGGTAGTCTATCCCAGTTTCAGGTAGTCTATCCCAGTTCAGGTAGTCTATCCCAGTTTCAGGTAGTCTATCCCAGTTCAGGTAGTCTATCCCAGTTCAGGTAGTCTATCCCAGTTTCAGGTAGTCTATCCCAGTTCAGGTAGTCTATCCCAGTTCAGGTAGTCTATCCCAGTTCAGGTAGTCTATCCCAGTTTCAGGTAGTCTATCCCAGTTTCAGGTAGTCTATCCCAGTTCAGGTAGTCTATCCCAGTTTCAGGTAGTCTATCCCAGTTCAGGTAGTCTATCCCAGTTTCAGGTAGTCTATCCCAGTTCAGGTGGTCTATCCCAGTTCAGGTAGTCTATCCCAGTTCAGGTAGTCTATCCCAGTTCAGGTAGTCTATCCCAGTTTCAGGTAGTCTATCCCAGTTCAGGTAGTCTATCCCAGTTTCAGGTAGTCTATCCCAGTTCAGGTAGTCTATCCCAGTTTCAGGTAGTCTATCCCAGTTCAGGTAGTCTATCCCAGTTTCAGGTAGTCTATCCCAGTTCAGGTAGTCTATCCCAGTTCAGGTAGTCTATCCCAGTTTCAGGTAGTCTATCCCAGTTCAGGTAGTCTATCCCAGTTCAGGTAGTCTATCCCAGTTCAGGCTgatttcttctgtttggtgcttaAAGGAATCTGACCTGCTCACTGAGTCTCGACCAGGGATCTTTAAATCCCAGCCTGGAGGTCCAGAGTAGCGCTGggtttttctgttctacctgataattatttgcacccacctggtgtcccaggtctaaatgattccctgattagaggggaataatTCAAATCAGCAGTGGAACTGGTTTTGATGTCCCCAGATTTTGAATTGGTCTGGTTTAGACCGAGCTGCGTCTCTTGGCGAAGGCCCTGAATGGGGTGAGGAAGTTTAAGCCAGAGGCTATGGAACTGATGCACTGGTGAGGGCTGCATACACACCCTGTATCACCTGGCTCGCAGTAGTGAGAGGACATCATGTCCCAGTGAGGAGAGAGCGTGGTGCAGTTCTCTATGTATTGGTCAGAGAAGCCCAGGTCCCGGTTTATCATCATTGGGATGGATCCCTGGCCCTGCAGATTCTCCCTGCTGCGGTACCACAGACACGAACACACTGTCTGGAAGCCCAGCACTTCGCCGTACACATCCTTCAGGCCTCTCTTGGTGCCGCTGGTAGTAGTGGCAAGGGGagtggaggaggaagtggaggccGAGACAGAAACAGCAGACAGACCGCCGTCGGCGTTCTTCTTACCCCTCGTGGAGAGGAGGGCCTTCTGCTCGGCGTCTCGCCGTTCATCCTCGGTGTTCATCATCAGGAACCTCAACACAACCAGGTTGAGGAAGGCTCCGATCACGGTAAGTCCTGTCAAGATGTATACGAAGCAGAAGGCCACGTAGCGCGGGTCGTTCTGCAGGGCGTGGTCCTTCTGAAGCGCCACGTAGTCCCCGAAGCCGATGGTGGTCAGGGTGATGAAGCAGTAGTAGTAAGCGTGGAAGAAGCTCCAGCCCTCGTAGTGGGAGAATGCTGCCGCCCCGACACACAGCGTGGACATGCAAGAGAAGAAGCCGATGGTCACCATGTTGGCCATGGACACCTCGGTGTGGTGCAGGCCCAGACACTGCTTGACCCGGTGGAGAAGGAAGCGGACCAGTGTGTTGATGCGTTCTCCCATGCTCTGGAACATGACAAGGGTCAGGGGTATCCCCAGGAGGGCGTAGAACATACAGAACACCTTCCCTGAATCCGTGCTGGGTGCAGCGTGGCCGTaccctgggagaggagaggagaggagaggagaagagaggagaggagaggagaggagaggagaggagagggtaggggaggaggagagaagaataTTAGAACATGCAGAACACCTTCCCTGAGTTCGTGCTGGTGGCAGCATGGCCGTACCctgggagaggagaagggtagaggagaggaggggagagggagagagatcaatgTCTTCATTCTGATTATAGATAGTGGTGGAACACAAAAAGAAATAACGATAGTGGCTTACAGTTGGGTAACGTcataaatggcacactattccctatatagagcactactatagaccagggccctattccctatatagaacactactgttgaccagggccctattccctatatagtgcactactgttgaccagagccctattccctatatagagcactactgtagaccagggccctattccctatatagaacactactgttgaccagagccctattccctatatagtgcactactgttgaccagagcactattccctatatagagcactactgtagaccagggccctattccctatatagagcactattgttgaccagagccctattccctatatagaacactactgttgaccagggccctattccctatatagtgcactactgttgaccagggccctattccctatatagtgcactattgttgaccagagccctattccctatatagaacactactgttgaccagggccctattccctatatagaacactactgtagaccagagccctattccctatatagtgcactactgttgaccagagccctattccctatatagtgcactattgttgaccagagccctattccctatatagtgcactattgttgaccagagccctattccctatatagtgcactactgttgaccagagccctattccctatgtagtgtactactgttgaccagggccctattccctatatagagcactactgttgaccagagccctattccctatatagggcactactgttgaccagagccctattccctatgtagtgtactactgttgaccagggccctattccctatatagagcactactgttgaccagagccctattccctatgtagtgtactactgttgaccagggccctattccctatatagtgaactactagtgaccagagccctattccctatatagtacactactgtagaccagagccctattccctatatagtgcactactgttgaccagagccctattccctatatagtgcactactgttaaccagagccctattccctatatagtgcactactgttgacctggcTCTGGTAgttgtgtactatatagggaatagtgtgccatttatgACGTTACCCAACTGTAAACCACTATCATTGTGCCTTTTTTGTGTTCCTCCGCTATCTACAATCAGAATGAAGGTACTGCTACCTGCATGAAGaattctacacacacactatagcttACCTATTGTAGTTATCACAGTGATAGAACCCAGAGGAGACGTTAGCATAGCTTATCACAGTGATAGAACCCAGAGGTAATGTTAGCATAGCTTATCACAGTGATAGAACCCAGAGGAGACGTTAGCATAGCTTATCACAGTGATAGAACCCAGAGGAGACGTTAGCATAGCTTATCACAGTGATAGAACCCAGAGGAGACGTTAGCATAGCTTATCACAGTGATAGAACCCAGAGGAGACGTTAGCATAGCTTATCACAGTGATAGAACCCAGAGGTAATGTTAGCATAGCTTATCACTGTGATAGAACCCAGAGGAGACGTTAGCATAGCTTATCACAGTGATAGAACCCAGAGGAGACGTTAGCATAGCTTATCACAGTGATAGAACCCAGAGGAGACGTTAGCATAGCTTATCACAGTGATAGAACCCAGAGGAGACGTTAGCATAGCTTATCACTGTGATAGAACCCAGAGGAGACGTTAGCATAGCTTACCTATTGTAGTTATCACAGTGATAGCGAAGTAAAAAGATCCGGCGAATTTCCACTGCACCCCTGCTTTGTGCGGTTTCAGTTGCAACATCACGACTTCGAGCTCGTCAAAGTTCACTTTGGTCAAGTTGTATTTTTGTATTAACTCCCACTTCCTCTCATCCAGTTGTCTCTTTTGGCTTCTCTCCTGTTTAGATTCCAGGGTGTCGAAGACGGCTGCCCCGACCAGCAGGTAGGTAAAGATGCTCATGATGAGAGCAAGGGTACGTACGTTCTGTTTCTTCATCATGACTGGAGAGTTAGTTCCCTTGGAGACAGACTTGCTCTCGTCTTTAACCTCATCCTAACGGATTCTGTGGTTATAGAAAACCCTTCACGATCCTTTTCGGGTACCACTCCCCCCCGGCCGAGTGGGATGTCTGTTCGTTCAGCAGCATCCACAAGGCTCAGTGGGATGTCTTGCCCTATTTGGTCATCTTGTCAGGAGCATATGGATGTAGCTCTGGTCCAGAGTGTTACTATGAGCACATGGATCTAGCTCTGGTCCTGGGTGTTACTAggagcatatatatatatgtagctctggtccagggcgttacCAGGAGCATATATATGTAGCTCTGGTCCATGGTGTTACTAGGAGCATATGgatctagctctggtccagggcgttacTAGGAGCATATCTATGTCGCTCTGGTCCCGGGTGTTACTAGGGACATCTATATGTAGCTCTGTTCCAGGGTGTTACTAGGAGCATATCTatgtagctctggtccagggtgttactAGCAGCATATATatgtagc encodes:
- the kcnk3b gene encoding potassium channel subfamily K member 3, producing the protein MMKKQNVRTLALIMSIFTYLLVGAAVFDTLESKQERSQKRQLDERKWELIQKYNLTKVNFDELEVVMLQLKPHKAGVQWKFAGSFYFAITVITTIGYGHAAPSTDSGKVFCMFYALLGIPLTLVMFQSMGERINTLVRFLLHRVKQCLGLHHTEVSMANMVTIGFFSCMSTLCVGAAAFSHYEGWSFFHAYYYCFITLTTIGFGDYVALQKDHALQNDPRYVAFCFVYILTGLTVIGAFLNLVVLRFLMMNTEDERRDAEQKALLSTRGKKNADGGLSAVSVSASTSSSTPLATTTSGTKRGLKDVYGEVLGFQTVCSCLWYRSRENLQGQGSIPMMINRDLGFSDQYIENCTTLSPHWDMMSSHYCEPGDTGCVCSPHQCISSIASGLNFLTPFRAFAKRRSSV